The window CAGGAAGAAAAGCGTCACAACGAGGACGATACCTATCGGCCCGAGGAAACGACCATTCCGGCTGCATCCATTGCCGGTATGTTCTACCGACCGCCGAAAGAAGAAACAGCTTTGCTTCCGTCCGCGCTCCCTGAACCGGAACAGGAGCTCCGATATGATGAAAAACGATTTTCATACATCGGTACAATGCAAATCAATAATCAGACCGTCTACCTTATGAAAGACAATCTCTTTAACGATGCATTACATCTTGCGCCAGGCGAAACTGTACACGGAATATCCATAGAAAACATCGATGCAGACAATGCGACACTCATCCTCACCGACGGCACAACAAAATATAAAATACGACTCCAATAATCACACATGTCATCGTTTTATTTGGGCGTTGCCCTCGCTCGTTCCTCGCTCCGGGCCAGTCGACTCCGGGGTTCGCTCTTCGCTCCCGTCCTCGCCTTACGCCTCGGACCGCCTCCGGCGCCCTTCGTCTCCTTAACGCATCGTTATAGCCTCCCTCCAATTGCCCAAACCACCCTTCCCGTAGTAGTATTACCTCATGGCAGGCGAGCACGATACACGCTACAAGTTCCTCTTCTCACACCCCATCTTCGTTCAGCGCCTCATGGAGGCCTTTGTTAAAGAACGTTTCGTTCGTAAACTCGACTTTGCCTCCCTTGAACGGGTCGATAAAAGCTTCATTACCGAAGACTTCAAAACCAGGGAATCCGATATCATCTGGAAGATCAATTACACCGTTACACCCCTTTACCTCTTCCTGCTCATTGAGTTCCAGTCTACCGTCGACCACTCCATGCCGCTCAGGTTCCTTCGCTACATCACCGAGTTCTACCAAAGCTTTCATCAGACTACCGACTCAGGGCTCTTCCCTGCCGTCTTTCC is drawn from Sediminispirochaeta bajacaliforniensis DSM 16054 and contains these coding sequences:
- a CDS encoding Rpn family recombination-promoting nuclease/putative transposase, whose amino-acid sequence is MAGEHDTRYKFLFSHPIFVQRLMEAFVKERFVRKLDFASLERVDKSFITEDFKTRESDIIWKINYTVTPLYLFLLIEFQSTVDHSMPLRFLRYITEFYQSFHQTTDSGLFPAVFPILIYNGDRRWTAPLNSRDLIEQSIPEKYIPSFQYYPVIENQIPKQSLAKIKNALSAVFYAENSSPKELEAEIDIFLSIITEEKLEAVQLLVQWLNNFFASVEEQQKQPVLSRI